The window ATCACACCGAATGGATGTTGAAGCATGAGATTGGCCTCAAGCCATTGCTAGACAAATTTCCTTGGGAACACAGTCATGGCTCTTGGTTCGTGCAAGGTGTGAGGGATAACAATGATGAAACACTTGACAGGGAGAAACCGGAATGGGATTCAGACAACGATGATGCCACTACTACTCCTGCCACTGAAGTTAGTGTTCAGAAAAAGTTCCACAAATACATTTCGACAATACTTGGATTTCATCCTTACAAGGAGATTATCTTTTTGCACATATCGGAAACAAGAGTAGTGGCCTACCATCTTAAGAACTCCAAGGTTGAGGATTTGGGGTGCTTACCCGTAGATGGCGATGATTGGATACAATCATCCTGTGTATATACGCCTTGCTGGATACAGAGTTGCTTGAGAGCAAATAGTGTAGAATCCAATAGTGAGCTCTAGAATGTATTGCTTGAAACAAGTTATCTATTTACGTTGAATTGTCACCGTCCATTCACGTTGGACTGCTTTAACTTTCCACATGGGAGCATATTAAAAGATAATCTCTACGAGTGGCTACTTCTAACGAGTCATATTAGTTACTTCTTTCTATTACTTGGTGTATGTGGTTGTTTCTACATGGTTAAGCCTTTTCAGTTACAATATACTAAATAGAGAGAGAAAAAAGGGATACTCTGATATAAAACTTAACAAATGAACATTAACTTTATCCATAAACAACCTCCATTGTAAGCACAGATCACACACACACGTGAGAGTGCTCAGAAGACAGTAGTTTTTGCGTTGCGAACACTTGCAACTTTTCTGCATTTCATCTTCTCCTCTTATTCTGTTACAGAAGGGAAACGAGGCCACTAACGGCCCGAGAAAACAGCCACGCCGAGCCACAACGATCGCGCCATCCCACGATCCAGCTCGTGCGGGGTGTGGACTATTTCTAAGGGAAAAAACTTTCTAACAAACTTATCTACTCAGCTGACTAAGCAGCGTTTATTTTCTGCTAAGACTAAACtgacgaatacacaaggtttaaGTCCACAATCACTCCCTAAGCATTGTGTGCTTCGTCGAGCTCCACCATCCCGATCTTCATGCGCTGCTCCTGAAGCTTGACTCGCCCGAGTGCCTTAGTGAGTACATCGGCAAGTTGATCTCCAGACTGAACGAACTCGATCTGGATCTTCCCGTTCTCCACGCACTCCCGGATGAAATGATACCAGATTTCAATGTGTTTGCTCCGGTCGTGGTAAACAGGGTTCTTACTCACTGAGATGGCCGACTTGTTGTCGACGTTGAGCACCGCAACCTTCAGTTCTTCGTCTTTTATTTCTCCCAGCAGCCGTGCGAGCCATATACCTTGACAAGTCGCCGTGGTGGCAGCCATGTACTCCGACTCGCATGAGGAGAGGGCCACCACCCTCTGCTTTTGTGATTGCCAGCTGACCAGGTTGCTGCCAAGGAAGAAGGCGACGCCGGTGGTGCTCCTGCGGTTGTCCACATCGCCGCCCAGATCGCTGTCGCTGTAGCCGATCAGAGGCGCATCATGGTCACCGCGGGTGTACCGCACTCCCCAGTGCAAAGTCCCGGCCACATAGCGCAGAACATGTTTCACTGCCGCCATGTGCTCCGTCGTGGGCTCCTGCATGAACCGGGAGACGTACCCAACGGAGAAGGCAAGATCCGGCCTGGTGTGGACGAGGTAGCGGAGCATGCCCATGATGCTCCTGTATTCGGTGGCGTCCACTGGCTGTGCCGAGCTCACCCTGCTCAGCTTGAAGCGCGGCTCCATGGGTGTGTGACAGGGGTTGCAACCCGTCATGTCCGCCTTGTCGAGGATCTTGGCAGCGTACGCGGCCTAACCAAGGTCGATGCCACCGTTGTGCTGCCTCACCTCGATCCCAAGATAGTAATGGAGCCGTCCCAGGTCGCTCATGTCGAAGAGTGCCTGCATCTCCTTCTTGAAGCCATCGATCTCCTCCTCGTCCGAGCCAGTGATGATTAGATCATCGACGTAGACGCCGACGACCAGACGCGAGGACGCCGTGCCCCTGGCGTACACCGCGTGTTCATACGGACACCTGCTGAACCCAAGCGAGCCCAGACTCGCGTCCAGTTTGGCGTTCCATACTCGCGGGGCCTGCTTTAGCCCGTACAGGGCCTTTCTGAGCTTGAGTACCTTCGAATCTTCGCCGGTAGCTGTGAACCCCGGCGGCTGCACCACGTAGACCTCCTCTTCTAGCTCGCCGTTGAGGAAGGCGGACTTTACGTCCATGTGGTGCACAGACCAGCTCGCGCGCGCGGCCAGAGCGAGCAGGAGGCGGACGGACTCGAGCCTGGCCACCGGCGCGAACACCTCGTCGTAGTCGACGCCGTGCTTCTGTACATATCCCTTCGCCACCAACCTCGCCTTGTGCTTCACTACCGCGCCGTGGGCATCTTTCTTGGTCTTGTATACCCATTTGAGACCGATCGGACGATGACCAGCGGGCAGGTCCACGAGCTCCCAGGTTTGGTTGGCTTCAATGGAGTTCATCTCCTCCATCATCGCGTGCTGCCAGCACGTCTCACCTTTTGCTTCCTCAAAGGAGCCAGGCTCCTCGCCCAGCGTGAGGTGCAGCTCGTCGACGAGTTCGTCGTCATCGATCTCGCCGTCAGCGTTGTCGAACTCCTGCAGCCCTGGAGGAGGCGCATTCCGAGCCGCCTTCTCAGGCGTGTCCATGTAGCGAGGGTTGGGGAGGAATATGCCGTCCTTGCCGCGCGTCGTCATCGGGTGCACCGGCGCGAGGTTGCTGGTCGTGCGCGTAGGAGCCGGGGGAGCCGTGGGCGCGGTAGTGGTCGCCGTTGGGGTGTCgtcgtcgcccccggccgatGCTGTTGTCGTGGATGGCGTGCTTGACGGGGACGCGGACTGAGCGGGTGATCGCGGGGCGCCAGGTGACGAGGAGGAGCGTGCCGCAGATGATGGATCGCCGGTGAGGATTGACATGGGCTCAATTGTAAAGCTCATGCCTGCCCGGTCCGTGCCACTCTTCTCCCAGTCCCATGCTCGCGTCTCGTCGAAGACGACATCCCGAGAGACATGGACTCGCTTGCCCACCGGGTCGTAGAGCCGGTACGCCTTGCTCCCTGGCTCGTACCCGATCATCACCATGGTTTTGCTCCGGTCCTCAAGCTTGGAGAGGTGTGGGCGCGTGTTCTTGACGTGCGCCACACTGCCGAACACGCGTAGGAAGTCGACGGAGGGCTTCCTGCCATGCCAGGCCTCGAACGGCGTCTTGCCCGGCACACTTCTGGAGTACGCCCTGTTGAGCACGAAAACAGCCGTGGACACGGCCTCGCCCCAAAATTGCGGCGGCACTCCCATCGCCTTGAGCATGCACCGGGCCGTCCCGACGACAGTTTGGTTGTGCCTCTCCACCACGCCATTCTGTTGGGGCGAGTATGGCGCGGTGAGGTGTCTCTGGACCCCAAGATCAGCAAGATGTGCGCTGAACTCGCCGGAGTTGAACTCTCCGCCTCGGTCAGAGTGGAAAGTGCGCAGCTTCCGCCCCGTCTCGCGCTCTGCGTGCGCCTGGAagcgcttaatgttcgatgacgatttgtattatgagttatgtgttttggtgaccgaagattgttcggagtcccggatgggatcatggacatgacgaggagtctcgatggtcgagaagtaaagattgatatattggacgacggtattcggacaccggaatgatttcggaatggttcgggtatttttcggagtaccggacccCCTCCCCTCGGGaaagtattgggcctacatgggccataggggagaggggaggcagcccacaaggggtggccgcgccccccgcccatagggagtccgaattggactaggggagggggcgcgcccccctttccttctcctcttccctctcccttccccctttccccctccatgagaaggaataAGAGGAGGGTTGAATCCtactagtaggactcccccctcttggcgcgcccctagggccagcctcctccctctccctcctttatgtgcgtgggcagggcaccccttggagacacaccaagtgttccaagccgtgtgcggcgtctccctccacggtttactcctccggtcatattcacgtagtgtttaggtgaagccctgcgcggatcacatcaccatcaccgtcaccagccgtcatgctgacgaaactctccctcgaccctctgctggatgaagagttcgagggacgtcatcgagctgaacgtgtgctgtactcggaggtgccatacgttcggtacttgattagttggatcgtgaagacgttcgactatatcaaccgcgttaaactaacgcttccgctttcggtctacgagggtacgtggacacactctccccctctcattgctatgcatctcctagatagatcttgcatgaccataggatttttttgaaattgcatgctatgtttcccaacagtggcatccgagccaggtctatgcgtagatgatatgcacgagtagaacacaaagagttgtgggctataatagtcatactgcttaccaccaacgtcgtattttgattcggcgatattgttggatgaagcggcccggaccaaccttacatgaccacgttcatgagaccggttccacctacagacatgcaacttgttttgcataaaggtggccgGCGAGTGTCTGTTTCCCCAaatttagttgaatcaaatttgactatggccggtcttattgaaggttaaaacagcacacttgacgaaaaatcgttgtggttttgatgcgtaggtaagaacggttcttgctagaagcccgtagcagccacgtaaaacttgcaacaacaaagtagaggacgtctaacttttttttgcagggcatgttgtaatgtgatatggtcaagacatgatgtgatatacattattgtatgagatgatcatgttttgtaaaagttattggcaactggcaggagccttatggtcgtcgctttattgtatgaaatgtaatcgccatgtaattgctttactttatcattatgcggtagcaatagttgtagaagcaatagttggcgagacgacaataatgctacgatggagatcaaggtgtcaggccgctgacgatggagatcatgacgatgctttggagatggagaacaaaggcacaagatgatgatggccatatcatgtcacatattttgattgcatgtgatgtttatctattatgcatcttattttgcttagtacggcggtagcattataagatgacccctcactaaatttcaaggtataagtgttctccctgagtatgcaccggagcaacagttcgtcgtgccgagacaccacgtgatgatcgggtgtgataagctctacgttcacatacaacgggtgcaagacagttttgcatgtgcggaatactcaggttaaacttgacgagcctagcatgtacagacatggcctcggaacactgagaccgaaaggtcgaacgtgaatcatatagtagatatgatcaacatagagatgttcaccattgaaaactactccatctcacgtgatgatcggacatggtttagttgatatggatcgcgtgatcatttagataactagagggatgtctatctaagtggtagttctttagtaatatgataattgaacttaaatttatcatgaacttagtcctgatagtttttttgcatatctatgttgctgtagatcaatggcccgtgctaccgttcccttgaattttaatgcgttcctagagaaagctaagttgaaagatgatggtagcaactacacagactggatCCGTAACTTgaagattatcctcattgctgcacagaagaattatgtccttgaagcaccgctaggtgcaaggcctgctgcaggagcaactccggacgttatgaacgtctggcaagctaaatctgatgactacttgatagttcagtgtgccatgctttacggtttagaatcgggacttcaaagacattttgaacgtcatggagcatatgagatgttccaggagttgaagttaatatttcaagaaaatgcccgagttgagagatatgaagtctcaacaagttctatagctgcaaaatggaggagaacagttctgtcagtgaacatatactcaaaatgtctgggtaccataatcacttgactcagctgggagttaatcttccggatgatagtgtcattgacagagttcttcaatcactgccaccaagctataaaggcttcgtgatgaactataatatgaaagggatggaaaagacaattcccgagctcttcgtgatgcttaaggatgcggaggtagaaatcaagaaggagcttcaagtgttgatggttaataaggccactagtttcaagaaaaagggcaaaggtaagaaggggaacttcaaaaagaatagcaagcaagttgctgctcccaggaagaagcccaagtctggacctaagcctgaaactgagtgcttctactataaagggactggtcactggaagcggaactgccccaagtatttggtggataagaaggatcgcaaagtgaaaggtatatttgatatacatgttattgatgtgtaccttactaatgctcgtagtagcgcctgggtatttgatactggttctgttgctcatatttgcaactcaaaataggggctacagattaaatgGAGATtgcctaaggacgaggtgatgatgcgcgtcagAAATGGTTCCAGGGTCGATATGATCGcggttggcacgctacctctacatctatcctcgggattagttttagacctgaataattgttatgtggtgccagcgttgagcatgaacattatatctgtatcttgtttgatgcgagacggttattcatttaaatcagagaataatggttgttctatttatatgagtaatatcttttatggtcatgcacccttgatgagtggtctatttttgttgaatctagatcgtagtgatacacatattcataatattgaagccaaaagatgcaaaattaataatgatagtgcaacttatttgtggcactgtcttttaggtcatattggtgtaaagtgcatgaagaaactccatgctgatgggcttttggaatcacttgatgcttgcgaaccatgcctcatgggtaagatgactaagacttcgtTCTCCAGAAGAATGGagtgagccactgacttattggaaataatacataccgatgtatgcggtctgatgagcgttgaggctcgcgacgggtatctttattttctgaccttcacagatgatttgagtagatatgggtgtatctacttgatgaaacataaggctgaaacatttgaaaagtttaaagaatttcagagtgaagtggaaaatcaccgtaacaagaaaataaagttttcacgatctgatcgcggaggcgaatatttgagttacgggtttggtcttcatttgaaacaatgtggaatagtttcgcaactcacgccacctggaacaccacaacataatggtgtgtccgaacgtcgtaatcgtactttattagatatgatgcgatctatgatgtctcttaccgatttaccactatcgttttggggttatgctttagagacggctgcattcacgttaaatagggcaccatctaaatccgttgagacgacaccatatgaactgtggtttggcaataaacctaagctgtcggttcttaaagtttggggctgcgatgcttatgtgaaaaaacttcaatctgataagttcgaacccaaatcgaagaagtgcctcttcataggatacccaaaagaaactgttgggtacaccttctatcacagatccgaaggcaagatctttgttgctaagaatggatcctttctagagaaggagtttctctcgaaagaagtgagtgggagaaaagtagaacttgatgaggtagttgtacattctctcgaattggaaagtagttcatcacagaaatcagttccagtgatgcctataccaattagtgaggaagctaatgatgatgatcatgaaacttcagatcaagttactacggAACCTcttaggtcaaccagagtacgtttcgcgccagagtggtacggtaatcctgttatggaagtcatgttactagacgatgacaaacctacgaactatgaggaagcgattatgagcccagattctacgaaatggcttgaggctatgaaatctgagatgtgattcatgtatgagaacaaagtatggaatttggttgacttgcccgatgatcagcaagccatagaaaataaatggatcttcaagaaaaagactgacgctgacggtaatgttactgtctacaaagctcgacttgttgcgaaatgtttttgacaagttcaaggagttgactacgatgagactttctcacccgtagtgatgcttaagtctgtccgaatcatgttagccattgccgcattttatgattatgaaatttggcaaatggatgtcaaaactgcattccttaatggatttcttaaaaaagagttgtatatgatgcaaccagaaggttttgtcgatcctaaagatgctaacaaagtgtgcaagctccagcgatccatttatggactaatGCAAGCCtttcggagttggaatatacgctttgatagtgtgatcaaagcatatggttttatacagacttttatagaagtctgtatttacaagaaagtgaatgaGAGATCTATAGCATTTCTTTACCTAATATTAAAGGAGGGAGACTTTTATAGTTCTCCATACATCATCTATTTATATCCGTTAATTTTGTGATAACCTTAAAGATTGACGACTAAGATTTAAAATTAGATTTACACATAAGAAAAGAAAAAACGCTGCGGGACGAAGTCCCACACCAATACGACGATTCCACCTTCCGGTACGTGCTTCGGATCGATTTCTCTGCCTAGCCATTAAAAAAGCTTGACTCGCACGCCAGCGTTTTTACCGTCTGCCGGTCTCAAAGGTCGGAGCCTCCTCCCGATCTGCCCACTCACGATGGCCTCCTGCCCACGGCCACTCCGCCAGTCCGCACCCGGGGGTTACCGTCGCGGCGCAACCACCCACAGCCTGCTCCACCTCCATCCTCACCATGTCACTGAATCGGATCATATTTCTTAGTTGAGCCGATCGTGAGGATCTTCAAGTAGGACGTGGGAGTGACGACCGTGCTACGGCGGCCGCGACCTTGGCTGGCCACTGGCGAGGGACAAGCCCGTGGTTAAGCTCGACCGCCTGCACTACCTCTTCAAGCTGCCGGACAAGGACGACGTGCTCCTCAACAACGGCGTGACGACCCTGGTGCGCGTCGGCCACGACCTCGGCTGGCCGCTGGCGAGGAACGAGACCATGATCAAGCTCGACCACCTGCACTACCTCATCAAGCTGCCAGACAAGGACGACATGTTCCTCAACTAGGGCGTTGCCGATGCCATGCTCCTACCATCCCTCAACGCCCTTCTCAAGTCCGACTCCTGCTTCTCCACGCCTCCCGCGCCTTCTAGGGACTCAAGGCCGCCCCCATCAGGCATCAGCGTCGGCATCACGGGTACTGGAATGACTTGTGGCCGAGGGTGGAGAGCTACAACGGCATGCTCGCCAAGGCCATCGGCGCGGGTACCAACCACCTCATCAAAGGCATCTTCATGTGCAGCAAGGCCTACGCCAGCCCGGTACGTACTGGTCCAGCCTGATCTATCCCTTGTGTTTTTTTATGACAAGGCAATTGCTCTAAATCCACAGTCGTGCAGGTTCAAAAGGTAGTGAACGCTTCGGCAGCACCGATGGAGTTGACGGGAACAGCTGTTGGCTTTTGATCGTTGCTAGATCAAATCACCCGAAGCTGTATACACACGTACAAGCTAGCAAGCACACAGGCTCACTGCTTGATTGATAAACAGTGCCTATGCACTGTCCTGCTTTATGTGTGTACGTGAATCACTAGAAAGCTAGCTAGACTTGCTTCGAGCAATCAACTTTTTTGGCGCCGTCATCGGAACACAGCGACTTGTAAACTTCGACGAACAAAACGTGAAGACACCGAATCGATATGATGGCCAAAGGTTCGTATCGAGTCTTGCTTTTCTTTGTATTGATCTCTCTTTTCTGGTGTTACAAGCGTTGGGGGTACACGCATATTTATATGCATAAGATAGACTCCTAGCTAGTACTACTCGGACCAGTATACGAGTACTACTCGGGCACAGTATAAGGCATGTTTAGCTCTAACATTCACCCCCTTAAACATGACGTCCTTGCTGCGACCTAGATCCCAAATGCAACGACTACTACTCATCGTCGGCATTGCTTTCGTCGTTCCTTGCAACATTTCAGGGACCGACTTCACTGCCATCAGCTCATCCGTAGgttgacactagtagaaaaaggggcttttgtcccggttggtaaggccctttagtcccgccttttgaaccgggactaaagggtcgttactaatgccttttccctttagtcccggttcttacacgaaccgggactaaaggccgcggccacgtggagctccacctttagtcccggttgctaacacaccaaccgggactaaaggaaattttatgatttttttttgaattttttttgatttttaaatttctgaattattttaacctttaatctctaatcatcacctctcatcactgctcaatttatcctctaatctctaatcacccctcatcattccaaatcatctaacttcccgaacggtcacccatcctcccactcccccatctaacttcccgaacggtcacccatcctcccactcccccagcctgagcacgcttaactttcgggttctattctccctcgtttccaagtctgcacttgttgttttcctgacaatagtaagatgtcaatcctattaaccctcaggaattttgcttgagcatgaagtgacacatttcactgtttgagtttgaactATTGTTTttaaaaacaataattatttagtaacactaatatttcttgaataattagtttgaccattgtttgaccacagtttgaccagatttgaccaaaattcaaaataactgaaataattatttagtaacactaatattctagaataattagtttgaccattgtttgaccacagtttgaccatatttgaccaaaattcaaaataactgaaataattatttagtaacactaatattctagaataattagtttgaccattgtttgaccatagtttgaccacagtttgaaattttttcgattttttccactctagatcttaaaagccccgtaacttttttctgttaggtttttgaggattttgaaataaagtcaaaattcatatttgttaattttcccaacaactagaccacatatcacatgggaaacttattttattttatttttttgacatttccatcattttcttttgttttttctaaaactgaaaaggcggtcggggggggggggggggtagagtttgaaaatgggacctttagtaccggttcgtgccatgaaccggtactaatgcatcaaagcccattagtaccggttggtgccaccaaccgggactaatgggcatcacaccctttagtcccggttcgtggcaccaaccgggactaatgccttagccgcacgaaccgggacgaatgctcacattagtcccggttcgtgactgaaccgggactaatgtgaatactgccctgtgaccaaagccctgttttctactagtgtgacgGCAACATTCCCCTTTGGTCGCATCTTGAAACTTCACCTGTTCTTCGGTGCTTGATAGACTGTCTTTCGGATTCTTGTGGAGACATCTTTTGAATCCGAGTGAGACCAATCTTCGGTCTAACTTTGAGTTCCAAGCTCTTGGCGCTTGTTTCAACCCATAAAGTGCCTTTTTGGGCTTGCACACTTTCCCTTCTTCGCCTTTCTTCTCGTAGCCGAGGGGTTGTTCCACGTACACTTCTTCTTTGAGGTCGCCGTTGAGGAAAGTGAATTTCACATCCATATGATGAACCTTCCAATCCTCTTGTGCTGCCAAAGCTAGGAGCACTCTCACCATCTCGATTCGAGCAACCGGTGCAAACACCTCCTCATAGTCAACTCTTTGACGTTGTACATATTCCTTTGCGATGAGTCTTGCTTTGTACTTCACAATGGCACCCTTCGTGTCCTTCTTTAACTTGTAAGTCCACATGCCATTGCTCTCGATCGCCTTCATCTCCTCATCCATGGCGTGCATCCAACTTGAACTTTTGCTCGCCACTACGAAGTTCGCTGGCTCCTCAACTCCGAGCAAACATAGTTCGGAGTACTCGAGCGTAACTGGCTTTGCGTACTTGTAGACTTTCTTGAGGGGCTTCTAGCGACAAGGCCCGGAAGAATCCGTTGTGGCTTGAGAAGGAGGCGACACAAATTGTGTCGACGTCGATGCACTAGAGGAAGACAGTTGAGTCCCCGACGTGGTAGATGCCCGGTCGTCGGCATCCGTGTCGTTGACATCTGCGTCATCGGCGTAGTCGTTGTGACTATGACCAGCATCTTGATTGTCATCATCACTATGCGCCTCGTTGTCGATGTCGTTGCCGAGATCTCCACCTGTGTCATGCACGTCGTTGTCGCTATCAGCTTGCGACCCATGCACGTCGTCGTCAGTGTAGGCACCATGGTGATCACTGTCATTGCGGTCACCTTGGTTGGGCGTCTTGCCAACCACCTAGACGTCCTCCCCTGCATCATCATCAGTTGGAAATTCAACCGTGAATATATTACCGTTTGAAGCATCGTTGGCTGTTGCGCTCCAATTCCATGCTTGGTTTTCTTCAAACACGAGGTCGCGTGAAATCCGTAGATGTTTGGTTTGTGGATCGTAGAAGCGGTATGCCTTGGTGCCGGAACTCCTCTCGTACCCGATGAACACCAACTTGGTGCTACGATCGGCAAGCTTTGAGAGATACAGCTCCGCCGTCTTCACATGTGCCACGCACCCAAACGTCCGTAGATGAGACACATTCGGCTTACGTCCCTAAATTGCGTAAGGAGTCTTGCCGATCACTGCCTTCGTTGGAGTCTAGTTGAGAAGATAGACCGCCGTCGAGACAGCTTCTCCCCAAAAAGTCCGTGGCAATTTCTTGCTCTTGAGTAAACTTCTCGCCATGTCAACGACGGTTCAATTGCGCCTTTCAACAACCCCGTTATGCTGCGGCATATATGGTGCCGTGAGGAACCTTTTTATACCAATCTTCTCACAGTAGTCGTTGAACTCGTTCGACGTAACCTCTCCGCCGCGATTTGTCCGTAGAGCGTGAACCTTCATCTTGTGTTCCATCTCCGttgcagccttcagcttcttaaATGCTTCAAACGCCTCATCTTTAGATCATAGGAGAACGACCCACATGTATCTCGAGTAGTCATCTACCACAAGGAAGACGTACTTCTTTCCTCCGTGAGTTGTTGGGGTGATAGAGCCACATAGATCACCATGGAGCAGCTCCAGTGCATCACTTGCACGATAGGTAGACTGAGCAGGGAACGGCCTCCGGTGCTGTTTTCCAACCAAACACCCGTCACATACTCGATCAACATGGTCGATAAACGGCATTCCAGATACCATCTCCATCTTCGACATCTTCTTCAAGGCGTAGAAGTTAACGTGTCCAAATCTAGCATGCCATAACCACGAATCATCATCACTCTTGGCGAGCCAACACTCCGGTTGAGATTGATCAAGGTTGAGGATATAGAGCCTGTTCCGTGTGCGATTTACATGGGCTATCACGTTTCGGAGGT is drawn from Aegilops tauschii subsp. strangulata cultivar AL8/78 chromosome 1, Aet v6.0, whole genome shotgun sequence and contains these coding sequences:
- the LOC120972792 gene encoding secreted RxLR effector protein 161-like; its protein translation is MEPRFKLSRVSSAQPVDATEYRSIMGMLRYLVHTRPDLAFSVGYVSRFMQEPTTEHMAAVKHVLRYVAGTLHWGVRYTRGDHDAPLIGYSDSDLGGDVDNRRSTTGVAFFLGSNLVSWQSQKQRVVALSSCESEYMAATTATCQGIWLARLLGEIKDEELKVAVLNVDNKSAISVSKNPVYHDRSKHIEIWYHFIRECVENGKIQIEFVQSGDQLADVLTKALGRVKLQEQRMKIGMVELDEAHNA
- the LOC109744103 gene encoding uncharacterized protein; protein product: CYGGRDLGWPLARDKPVVKLDRLHYLFKLPDKDDVLLNNGVTTLVRVGHDLGWPLARNETMIKLDHLHYLIKLPDKDDMVESYNGMLAKAIGAGTNHLIKGIFMCSKAYASPAIALNPQSCRFKR